From Salminus brasiliensis chromosome 12, fSalBra1.hap2, whole genome shotgun sequence:
TTTCTACCATCTCTACTATGGTTACATTAGCTGCATTTTATTATGAggatatcagcacacctgagaaGTTGAACAGTCTTGCTGGTTTGATGGACTTGTATCAATAATTGATGAATATCTCTGACCATAGAAGGACGGGTCCCATTTGTGAGtattggttcctcccaaggtttcttcctccagctgtgAGGGAGGTTTTTTGAGATACTTCTGAGATACtttgacaaaaaacaaacagtgatGAACAAAACGGCAGGCAGGACCTCGCAACTTACAGGAcaggatctactgctaacgtCTCGGCATcggataccacaggatgccttcagaggtctcatGGAGTCATGGGGTGCATCCAATGGTCAGATTTGTTGAGacggtgctaatgttatggctgatgggtgtatttTCAAGTCTGATTCTCTCAAACTTGCTCACAGTTTCTGAACAACATAAGCTCATCAGTAGATGTTCAACCACACGACTCTTATAGATCTTTTAACACAATCGATGTCAGGAATGACGACAAACACACCAGGGCTAAATATAACAATGAGCTACAAGCCAGTGTAGCTGCCTGTTGTAGCTTTACTGCATTTAAACcatcaaaaacacaaaacactgcaTGCAAATAATTCAGTGTATAGTCAAAGAATTTAAtgcaaaattaataataatcaaatcatttttacatttatcagTAATTTTCTATGTTTATTTCCATATAAATATCTAAACATTTTACTTTTGCACCAACATCTGTGTCTATCTGTAGAGAGGTTCAGTCCTCCAGTGGAAATAACAGAGCCAAGAGGGGGTGGGAGGTGAAACATGATATTATTGGGTAATATAATTTGGCCCCGCCCACTGGTGCATGGTGATGTATTCAGAAATGTTTTAGAGGTGACAGAGGTCGTTACATTTAGATGGAAGATTATTTGGgttggaggaagcacatgctagtaTTGATCATGTGATAAGGGAAGTTGATAGTTAATTGGTGGGATCTggataacccccccccccataaataactaactaactaaataaataaataaataaaaatatataattgctGTCATGTCTTATCACCTTGTACCTCTATGTTTCTCCTTTGTGACTctatgatgtgaatctggcaggtgatctttatattgtatcagaatttcatgaggAACGGAACAATAGAACCGCTCCATAATGACGTGTAATAAAATCAGATTGcatttcctcctcctgtaaagctgcagtgttggagatatgaggttttagtGATGATCTGCTGTGATGATTGgggttcaataataataatccagtcTTTGATCTTTTCTTCATTTAGTTCTGACTCAAATAAATGTCCAGGAATGTTACTTCTAATGTTCTGTTCATGATCTAGACTGAAAACAGGAAGTGGGCTCTAAGGCAAATGTAGGGTTACTTCCTCTTGTCACGAGAGTCACATTCTGTCCGTCAGTCAGAGTGGACGCTGTGTGGGACTGAAGGACTGTGTGTTACTGCCGCTGTTCTCTGGACTAAATGGACATGCTGGTCCTCTGTGGAGTTCTGCTGATGTTCTCAGGATCTGCTGAGGGTGAGTTTCCTCCAGTAAAGCAATGATCTtcttccagaatctagtagaaagtcttcttctctggacagtagagacagttactccaacagaagcaagatcagctcttttaatccccttgatttcagaagaaaaaatgaataagcaggtgtcccaatacttttgtccacacagtcaTATTTGTTGTAACATGTTGGATATAAGGGAACATGTTCCGTATGCATAAATCTATATGTTTTCATACTTCAGATTTCCACAGGGGGGGCGTCCATGTAAAAGGGTTTTATTCCTATCgctgattttggagcatttctattggtccattcatcctgtaTTTAACGAGTCATTACTTTTACACACGtcacttttaatatttaataaacagtgAAGAATGAACAGTAATCGTGTCGTTCACTGGATCAGATTACTGATGATGTTCCTGATGTTCTTCCTCTGCAGGTCTGATTACAGTAGATTCTAACTGCACATCTAATCAGCCTTGTCTGTTTTATGGAGCTCTGGGACGTCCACTGTACCTGCAGCTGCCCTCTGAGTCTGAATTAAAATTAAGGAAGAACCGCAGTGGAACTACTACTGAAACTATTCTCACATTTAAAAACCAAACAATCAGACACAAACATCCAGATCCAAGATGGCAGTTTGTTACTGAGAACAGAACCATGATCATcagcagagcagagaagaaCCACTCAGGAAACTACAGTTTAGACACCTTTGATTCAGGAGGGACAGACAGAGGCAAATATCAGTTCCAGCTGATTATTGAAGGTAGGTCTACACAACCTCTAATCACATCACACTGCTACACAATGTACAATTTACACCGTCTGATCTACTGATTGAACTTTAGTCTAATCTGAGCTGTAATCTAATCTGAactgtaatctaatctaaactgtaatctaatctaaactgTAATCTAATCTGAGCTGTAATCTAATCTGAACTGTAATCTAATCTGAACTGTAATCTAATCTGAGCTGTAATCTAATCTGAACTGTAATCTAATCTGAGCTGTAATCTAATCTGAGCTGTAATCTAATCTGAACTGTAATCTAATCTGAACTGTAATCTAATCTGAGCTGTAATCTAATCTGAACTGAAATCTAATCTGAGCTGTTGATCTATAATCTGCAGCGGAGGTGTCCTCAGTGAAGGTCACATACAGCTGCTTGTCCAGTGTGGACAGGAGTGTGTACTGTTCCTCTGATGGAGATCAGCTCAGCTTCAGCTGGACTCTTAATGTAGACTCACATGGACATCGACTGACTGATGGGAACCGGACTCTCCTGCTGGATAAAGGCAGTACTGGAACAATCAGCTGCTCTGTAGAGAACCATGTTAGCCGTGGAAGCCAAACTATTGATCTGCAGGAGTGTCCTGGTGAGTACAGCTGTGTCCTGGTAAGTACAGCTGTGTCCTGGTGAGTACAGCCGTGTCCTGGTGAGTACAGCAGGGTCCTGGTGAGAACAGCAGTGTCTCTTACAGCAAACCATCAGTGGAGCAACCAGTAAAATCAGCCCAGCTCCACCACCTTCATACGTGAAATTTAGATTAATATTGGGATCATTTAAATATTCTCAGGTTTTAAGTAATGAAAGACATAAACActtattttattgtgttttttatattttgaagaGAGCACAACCATCACCAGAACATCTGCAGCATCAGCAGTGTCTACAGTGAACCTAGCGAGGGATAATGGTAGGATTTTCAGTCTGGGTAAATTTCCTCTCAGAACTCAGAGCTCAGAGGCCGTTTCTACTGTTGGTTTCAGTTCAGCTTTACAGTTACTGCATAGAGGTGTGAAATAACACAGCATGTTTTGATGGTAGATAGTGGTGAGAAATGATTGTATATGACTGCAAtttgaaatgtgtttgtgtTAGAGTTAGAGCAGATGTAATACTGTACTTAACCCTGTATTACCCCATTATAACAGTAGCACTTCATATCTATAATATGAGCGTATACTGTGCTGTATATAGCAGTTAGTTGATAGTTAGTACACAAAGCTTTCCAAATAGCTTTCAGCTCCAATAGAAATGTAGTTTATAacctttttaaacttttatttcCTGCTAATGTGGTCTTCACTGGtggttatggtatcccaggtggttgctatagtgttgctatggtagttattttggttgctaaggtgcggGTAAAATGTGTGATGTCAAAACATTTGCTCAAAAGATCTTTGGGGCTAAAGCTCATTCAGCATAattggctaatagagctgtgtctacaaacttttggccaaaatgtaGGGTGCAAAAACGTTTACCCAAAGCTTGGTTGGTCCAAAAGCTCCTCCAATCATAAAAAGTCCTGAAGATCTTTGGAGAGCAGGGGGCTGAGCACGTTCTCTCAGCTGGTGTGTGGGAGGGTCAGTGACATTATCAGTGTGACCTTTGTGAACATTCCCCCATTAATTCCTATGGGGGAAAAAATTCCGATAATATTACGAAAACTGTACGACGTATTGCTTCATAAACCATAAATCATAAAACGATGCGGTTCATTCTGTGATGTTGCTGTCATATTTGGCTCTTTGATCTTTGGGGCCAAAGCTCATCCAATATAATTGGCtgatagagctgtgtccacaaacttttggccaaaatgtggGCTGACTATACCACCATTCATTCCTTTGGGGATAAAATTACGGAAGGTTTATGAATTTGCTGTTTGTAGCTCAAACTATGTGACCAGTAGAGAAGTTGGAATTTTTGGTCAAAAGTTTACGAACAAATTTCAATGCATTTCTATGGGAAAAGAATTCATCAGCTTAATTTCgtatttcttttcttatttaaaGGACCAACAACGGTATCACCAGTGCTACCAGTGTCTGCAGTGAGCCGGTGCACACAGCAGGATCACGGTAGGCCGGTCACTCTGGGTAAATCAGCTACCTCTTATCACTGGTTTCTACTGCAGGTTTCAGAGCAGCTGCTCAGTTCCTGTGTAGGAGTGTAAAGcaacacacagtgtgtgctgatgGTGGGATCGTGATGGTCATTCGGACGTGGGTTCAGTCatgtgactgactgacttacactcacacacacctgtactttgACCGTGAGTCTCCGACCTTCAGATGCTCTGACTGAACTGCAGACCCGTACAGCAGCGTCTCAGCCTCTAACGGAGCTGCTGGAACTGTGCGTGCAGCCACTGTAACACCACCACCTCTGGGTTTCAGCGCTGATTGACAGTTACTGAGGTGGTTAGTGGTCACATGACCATGCTGAGTGGACATGTCACAACACTTCTGTCTCAGTGTCGTGTGGTCGGATTGTGGCCTTGCTTAGATGCAGGCTCACTTACTGAAAATGGCAACAGCAGCATCTTTTAGGACTCTTAGGTCCTGAGTGTCATAATGCTGAGtctgatctgatccgatctgatctctgtgtgtgtataaataataatccagccccatggtttagatcagacgagctgctaaTTAATCAGATCAGTAAatttcctttattttcagtatcagattctataatcagacgttctggactgattgatgtAGTTTAGTATAgagtttaatatctgatcatccagtctgactctcccccctgaccaatcagctcccagctcctttacaacactgcagtctgatcacttcctgtgtgtgtgtgtgtgtgtgtgtgtgtgtgtgtgtgtgtggtgttcctGATGCTCCGTTCCTGTCCTCGCTCCTCAGgtttcagggtgtttgtgtcCGTGTGGCTGTTTGAGGTCATCGTCCTGGTGTCTCTGTTGGTAGGAGCGTTTTACATCTACACCAGAATCTACAAGAAGCAGAGAGCAGCCGAGGGTAAGACCTGTGTGTTCTGACCATCCACCCATTTAAAagacactcactggccactttattggaaaccccaaccctgtatcagctccaccttcctTGTGCAGTTACATCCCACCTGTCAACCATCTACATCAGCACAGTTTCCCGGCCCCTCTACTCCATTCAGCTcctgaccacaggaccactggTGACCTGATCCTATATGGGTGGTGGACCGtcctcagcacagcagtgtgtgtgtgtgtggtgctggtgtgAGTGTATCAGGCACAGTGCTGTTGCTGCTAGGGTTGTGAGGGGGTCCACCAACCAGTCCTGTCCAGAtcagagcagctctgtggtcagaaactgacccctGATGAAGGTCTGGAGGATAACTGACACAAGCTGTGCCTCAGCAGATGAGCTACACATTGGTCTCTAACTGAAGACCAGCAGggaaggggtttctgataaagtggccagagagtgtaTATCAGCTTAAAGTGTCAACATTTGCTGGACTGTCCAGTGTTTAGTCTCGTTAGCAAGTCATGCTAATTGAACCCCGAAGGACCCAACACCTCAATTCCTGGTCCTGAAATGATAGAGCAGCTAAAAGAAGTGATGGCAGTTATTGAACAGAGCTAAATAATAGGCCCTGACCCTACAGTAAAGCCTGGGGGTCTCTATTAGCCAATGTACAGTAGAAAAAGACCATCCATGAAGATGTTGTCAGTGCAGGGGTCGGCTAATGTGTTGGTGCCCTTAGGTAAGAAACGGGAGCTGGAGGAGGCTCTGTAGGCCGAGCTGGACCAAGACGAGGAGGAGAACACCAGCCCTGTCCAGAGACGTCTGCAGAAGTCTGGTGTTTCAACTAGGAGGAATATAAAGACCACCTTCCCCGACTAGTGCTAACATGTTAGCATGTGCTAATGATGTGCTTTCAGTAATGTAGTAACATGTAATTGTAAATTCTGCATGGTTccctgtaataataattatgctaATAAAACTGTTGatcatattaatatttgaatatgctcatttatttacatttatttacatattaatatatCGATACATTCTGAATTTGAAGCAACATCTCTGTCTAGGTTCAGTCCTCCAGTGGAAATATCAGAgcaaaggagggggggggggtgatataTTGAAATATGATGTATGATGATGTTATTGGGTAATGGTATTGTGCCCCGCCCACTGCTGCATGGTGATGTAATCAGACATCTGAAGGTGTTTAAGAGGTGGCAGAAGTCGTTACAGAGGGACGATTACAGTCCCATCATCCTGGCGATGCCACAGACAGCCATGACTGGCAGCTGTTAGCGGTCAGTGATCTCCTCCCagcgtgttgagctccagtgacGCTGCGATTGAAAAGATGTGGCTGGATGGGAGACTTTATTTGGgttggaggaagcacatgctagtgCTAATCATGTGATGAAGGGAGTCGATTGTGAATTTGTGGGATCTAGATACCCCCCACAcccagtggggcagtggtggctcagcggttagagcgccgggatatcgataacagggttgtgggttcggttCCCAgcctcggcaagctgccactgttgggcccttgagcaaggccctttaccctctctgctccccgggcgctggagttggctgcccactgctctgggtgtgtgtgtgtactcactgcccctaacacgtgtgtgtgtgtgtgtgtgtgtgtgtgtgtgtgtgtgtgtgtgtgtgtgtgtgtgtgtgtgtgtgtgtgagtgtgtgttcactaccagatgggttaaatgcggaggacacattttgctgtacagtgaaaCGATAGATCAATTTCCAGGAATGTTACTTCTAGACTGAAAACAGGAAGTGTGCTCTAAGGCAATTGTAGGGTTACTTCCTCTTGTCATGAGAGTCACATTCTGTCGGTCCATCAGAGTGGACGCTGTGCAGGACTGAAGGACTGTGTGTTACTGCCGCTGTTCTCTGGACTAAATGGACATGCTGGTCCTCTGTGGAGTTCTGCTGATGTTCTCAGGATCTGCTGAGGGTGAGTTTCCTCCAGTAACGCTCTTCAGTTCACACCTGtagagtttgtgtgttttaatgacgGTGGAGAAGATGAAGCTCAATCATCTAATCGTTCTGAAGAACTTTTAATGGTCCATATGGAACTCTGAAATATGGTCATATGCTGGAATCAAGGAGGATttgcatatatttacatatttatgtttatatgaaTTCAGAACTGCAGCAGTTTTAGGCTAAAATTATAAACTTCTTATCTGGAAGAGGAAGAACAGTGAGTATTATCTGTGTTTAACCTTATTAGGATAGGAGActtatagagaagtactgccattagaataggactctctgcagcagatcaacatcatgaccctattggctccatgctgcctaataatgccaggcgtggactagaggggtataaagccccccagcattgaggagctgtggagcagtggaggaactgtgttctctggaataatggtggaggagctccatccagtactttaggatgggatgacttggggagttggggatgatgagtttgggtggtgatcaatcctccaacatcctgacctcactaacgctctttcctgtcgctgaatgcaatgaaatcctcacagcaatgctcctcctccagaatctagtagaaagtcttcttctctggacagtagagacagttactccaacagaagaaacagtgaatgagcaggtgtcccaatacttttgtccacacagtcgTATTTGTTGTAACATGTTGGATATAAGGGAACATGTTCTGTATGCATAAATCTATGTGttgccatatttcagatttCCACAGGGGGGACGTCCATGTAAAAGGGTTTTATTCCTCTCgctgattttggagcatttctattggtccattcatcctgtaTTTAACGAGTCATTACTTTTACACACGtcacttttaatatttaataaacagtgAAGAATAAACAGTAATCGTGACGTTCACTGGATCAGATTACTGATGATGTTCCTGATGTTCTTCCTCTGCAGGTCTGATTGCAGTAGGTTCTGACTGCATATCTAATCAGCCTTGTCTGTTTTATGGAGCTCTGGGACGTCCACTGTACCTGCAGCTGCCCTCTGAGTCTGAATTAAAATTAAGGAAGAACCGCAGTGGAACTACTACTGAAACTACTATTCTCACATTTAAAAACCAAACAATCAGACACAAACATCCAGATCCAAGATGGCAGTTTGTTACTGAGAACAGAACCATGATCATcagcagagcagagaagaaCCACTCAGGAAACTACAGTTTAGACACCTTTGATTCAGGAGGGACAGACAGAGGCAAATATCAGTTCCAGCTGATTATTGAAGGTAGGTCTACACAACCTCTAATCACATCACACTGCTACACAATGTACAATTTACACCGTCTGATCTACTGATTGAACTTTAGTCTAATCTGAgctgtaatctaatctaaactgTAATCTAATCTGAGCTGTAATGTAATCTAAGCTGTAATATAATCTGAACTGTAATCTAATCTGAGCTGTTGATCTAATCTGAGCTGTAATCTAATCTGAACTGTAATCTAATCTGAGCTGTAATCTAATCTGAGCTGTTGATCTAATCTGAGCTGTAATCTAATCTGAACTGTAATCTAATCTGAgctgtaatctaatctaaactgTAATCTAATCTGAACTGTAATCTAATCTGAGCTGTAGTCTAATCTAAACTGTAATATAATCTGAGCTGTAATCTAATCTGAgctgtaatctaatctaaactgTAATCTAATCTGAGCTGTAATCTAATCTGAACTGAAATCTAATCTGAGCTGTAATCTAATCTGAACTGAAATCTAATCTGAGCTGTTGCTGTATAATCTGCAGCGGAGGTGTCCTCAGTGAagatcacatacagctgctggtCCAGTGTGGACAGGAGTGTGTACTGTTCCTCTGATGGAGATCAGCTCAGCTTCAGCTGGACTCTTAATGTAAGCCCACATGAACACCAACTGACTGATGGGAACCGGACTCTCCTGCTGAATAAAGACAATACTGCAACAATCAGCTGCTCTGTAGAGAACCATGTTAGCCGTGGAAGCCAAACTATTGATCTGCAGCCGTGTCCTGGTGAGTACAGCCGTGTCCTGGTGAGTACAGCCGTGTCCTGGTGAGTACAGCCGTGTCCTGGTGAGTACAGCCATGTCCTGGTGAGTACAACAGTGTTCTGGTGAGTACAGCCGTGTCCTGGTGAGTACAGCCGTGTCCTGGTGAGTACAGCCGTGTCCTGGTGAGTGCAGCAGTGTCCTGGTGAGTACAGCCGTGTCCTGGTGAGTACAGCCGTGTCCTGGTGAGTACAGCCGTGTCCTGGTGAGTACAACAGTGTTCTGGTGAGTACAGCTGTGTCCTGGTGAGTACAGTGTTGGTAGATGGCACTTTATCCCCACATCtttccagtgcagtgctggccaGCACTGGCCTCAGCTGGACTATGCATTGACGTGacactttcctccgagcacaTTGGTTGATATTGGTGACATCGGTGACATTGCATCAGcgttatcttttttttttactgaatctACAAATCCATCCATCACACACAATGCCACGGCCCTCTAATTGAAGCCCTCCGGCCCACAATGTCCTAACTGCAGTGGACACCCTCGCttttccaaaaaacaaaacatggtcACCCTACATTAGTCAACCAGTTGAATTACAATCTAACTAATGTTCAACAGTATGAGGAGTTCGCTTTGCATTATTTCAAACATAGGACATTATATGTACAGGGTGTGTTCTGGCAGGGCCACACCCTCAATGAATTTTATTGGTCAAGTTTAAAGACTGAGGAAGAATTTCTGGGGCTTTTTAAAAGGCTTTTTACAAGCCTCGTATCACAGATGTGACTGTTATTGCTGATATGAACTGACATGATCcctatttataaataatttaattagaataattgctgtttgtttgtgtgaagTTTGATTAATTGTGTATTTAAGGCCTAATGTAAGCTTTTTAACCCTTCTTTTCCTCCTAGAAAACCTTTTGTGTGTTCTGGTCTGGGCTTTGGAGATCATCGTCCTGCTGTCATTGTTAGCAGGCTTTCACATCCATGCCAGAATCATCAGGAAACGGAGCATCAAGCagaacatcagaacatcagcagacAGTAAGAGTTCAGTGTTTGCTCCAGGTTGAAGACTCCACCAGAAAACATCTACAGTAGAACATGACCCTGCTTAAAAAACAGCATGTCCAGATCAAGCTGGTCAAAGTGGTCAGGCTGGTTAAGATGGTGGACCAGctttgtttgggtttaattgGTAAGccggtctaccagcatgaccaagctaaacaaccagtatgacctCACTTAACGCCaaacatcaccaagctggtcaaactggtcagGCTGGGTAAGATGGtggaccagcttagctcttgaccctCATAGGGTATCCTTTTGTTTGGGTTTgatgggtctaccagcatgaccaagctaaacAACCAGTATGACTATGCTTGACGCCCAGCATCACTAAGCTGGTCTAACAGCATGACCGGCATCCTACCACATACACTTTACTGGTTACTCAGCTAATTTACCAACGGGGTATGTTTTCCCATGGATGGCCAGCTTTGCAATCACATTGACCATCAAAGTCTCGAGCAGGGGCAGTTTGACAGAGTGACGCTCATGTCCAAGATCTTCTCAGGTTCTACATTTGTTGGTAACTGTCTTGATCCATCAGCTGAAGTAAACTTCTATTTACCGAATTATAGCCTGGATCACCTTGAACGTCTCACAACAACCCTACAGGAGTCCTGATGGTCCAGAGTAGTTGGGTTAACATAAACACAGTCAGGAGAAAGTCAGTAAACCTGGTCTTGGTGTAAaacatggagctgtggagcttcTACTGTGCTGTTGATCAACCTTCACTGTGGTTTGTGTTGCAGAGGtggtggaggagaaggaggcTCTGTAGACCAACCTTGATCATGAAGAGAATCCAATCAAGAGGATCCAGGAGTAGAGAAGCCGACAGGCTCTCCAGCTTTCAGTGAAACCCTGCAGGAGAGGAATTGCTTAGTACGAACTCTCCAATCCAAGTTTTAAAGTTCTTCAGTCTCAGGAAGTGTGTTCAGTTCTACAGGAGATTCGTTTAGGATGGATTTGGATGCAACTGACTGCATTTGTGTTCCTGCTCTGGAATTTCAGCTTAATTTTGCTTGactgtaaaaactgtatgtttgaAAACAGCTTTTAGGAAAATCACAGTCCAGGTTTCTTCTCTAAAACTGAGAGATGTGATCTTATAGCTTCTACATGTGTCCCAGAATGCCTTTATTAAGTATTTAAGATGCTGTTTGACGTATAAATAGTAGGTATGGGACTTTGGTTGGAGTAAAAATGCTCAAATGTTGCTTAACAAacccatttaccaccctgttattttagctCTGAATCTGAAACACTGTGATTGTAATGGAAGCTCATTCCTGCCATTTAATATACATACATCCTCTGCATTTAATTCCATAAGCATAAAGCATCTGAAAGTAATGAGAAAGAATCTTGATATATGGAGAAATCGAAATATTAATACAGCAATTCACTTCATTTGTTAGTAAGTGAATTGCTGTATTGCTGTAATATTGCTGTATTCTCACTTATTCAAATATGGtgataaatgtttttatttaagtgACAAGAATGGAAATTAAATGAAGATaaactctgcttttattggctgcttTACGTCATCAAGATCACCCACAACCACACAGCATAGCACAGCCTGGCGTAGTGTTGCAGGATGGTGGTGTTGTTCTCTCTGGGTTCTctctccatgtccagttggGATTGCAGTAGGGTCTGGACCAGTTATTCCCGGGTACTGCAGGGTGGAGGATGCCCTGGAGATGCACTGGACAGATCTGGCATGGACAGGGCTGTATGATAACTAACACAGTCCATGAGGCTATACATCTTGAGAGCATCTTGAGGTTTTGGGTTGGGATTTGAGTGTGGTTCATGATCTGAAAAAGTTTCAGTagaggtaaaggtgcacatatgcactatgtacagcgaggtagtgaacacacacacacacacacacttgtaaactagtggcagtgagcacacacacacccaaagcagtgggcagccatctcCAGCGCCCTGGggtgagcagagagggtgaagagcctcgctcaagggcccaacagtggcagcttgccgagctgggtatcaaacccacaaccctgtgatcaacaccctggagctctaaccactgagccactactgccccCTGCAGTATATATAATGAAGATTAcacacaagtcaagtcaaatttatttatgtagctttttcaactgttgtcgtcacaaagca
This genomic window contains:
- the LOC140573952 gene encoding T-cell surface antigen CD2-like isoform X2; amino-acid sequence: MDMLVLCGVLLMFSGSAEGLITVDSNCTSNQPCLFYGALGRPLYLQLPSESELKLRKNRSGTTTETILTFKNQTIRHKHPDPRWQFVTENRTMIISRAEKNHSGNYSLDTFDSGGTDRGKYQFQLIIEAEVSSVKVTYSCLSSVDRSVYCSSDGDQLSFSWTLNVDSHGHRLTDGNRTLLLDKGSTGTISCSVENHVSRGSQTIDLQECPGPTTVSPVLPVSAVSRCTQQDHGFRVFVSVWLFEVIVLVSLLVGAFYIYTRIYKKQRAAEGKKRELEEAL
- the LOC140573855 gene encoding uncharacterized protein isoform X5, which gives rise to MDMLVLCGVLLMFSGSAEGLIAVGSDCISNQPCLFYGALGRPLYLQLPSESELKLRKNRSGTTTETTILTFKNQTIRHKHPDPRWQFVTENRTMIISRAEKNHSGNYSLDTFDSGGTDRGKYQFQLIIEAEVSSVKITYSCWSSVDRSVYCSSDGDQLSFSWTLNVSPHEHQLTDGNRTLLLNKDNTATISCSVENHVSRGSQTIDLQPCPDSTTVTTPTSQKPTQSSKSDNDTVLILLGSLTVFLIVISIIACYIYRKKQAQKNTVGSPQDGGELLYVQVNHKPKSGVESTGMTAQAQEESVEYASVVTQPKKKKKKQEDEVQYGEVVFKTPAKQQREQAEGQEECVYSQVQHKR
- the LOC140573855 gene encoding uncharacterized protein isoform X7; the protein is MDMLVLCGVLLMFSGSAEGLIAVGSDCISNQPCLFYGALGRPLYLQLPSESELKLRKNRSGTTTETTILTFKNQTIRHKHPDPRWQFVTENRTMIISRAEKNHSGNYSLDTFDSGGTDRGKYQFQLIIEAEVSSVKITYSCWSSVDRSVYCSSDGDQLSFSWTLNVSPHEHQLTDGNRTLLLNKDNTATISCSVENHVSRGSQTIDLQPCPDTVLILLGSLTVFLIVISIIACYIYRKKQAQKNTVGSPQDGGELLYVQVNHKPKSGVESTGMTAQAQEESVEYASVVTQPKKKKKKQEDEVQYGEVVFKTPAKQQREQAEGQEECVYSQVQHKR
- the LOC140573952 gene encoding uncharacterized protein isoform X1, which gives rise to MDMLVLCGVLLMFSGSAEGLITVDSNCTSNQPCLFYGALGRPLYLQLPSESELKLRKNRSGTTTETILTFKNQTIRHKHPDPRWQFVTENRTMIISRAEKNHSGNYSLDTFDSGGTDRGKYQFQLIIEAEVSSVKVTYSCLSSVDRSVYCSSDGDQLSFSWTLNVDSHGHRLTDGNRTLLLDKGSTGTISCSVENHVSRGSQTIDLQECPESTTITRTSAASAVSTVNLARDNGPTTVSPVLPVSAVSRCTQQDHGFRVFVSVWLFEVIVLVSLLVGAFYIYTRIYKKQRAAEGKKRELEEAL
- the LOC140573855 gene encoding uncharacterized protein isoform X2 — encoded protein: MDMLVLCGVLLMFSGSAEGLIAVGSDCISNQPCLFYGALGRPLYLQLPSESELKLRKNRSGTTTETTILTFKNQTIRHKHPDPRWQFVTENRTMIISRAEKNHSGNYSLDTFDSGGTDRGKYQFQLIIEAEVSSVKITYSCWSSVDRSVYCSSDGDQLSFSWTLNVSPHEHQLTDGNRTLLLNKDNTATISCSVENHVSRGSQTIDLQPCPDSTTVTTPTSQKPTQSSKSDNGTSPTVSTSANQTRSQNTTTGRMQFNMLNTVLILLGSLTVFLIVISIIACYIYRKKQAQKNTVGSPQDGGELLYVQVNHKPKSGVESTGMTAQAQEESVEYASVVTQPKKKKKKQEDEVQYGEVVFKTPAKQQREQAEGQEECVYSQVQHKR